In Cicer arietinum cultivar CDC Frontier isolate Library 1 chromosome 7, Cicar.CDCFrontier_v2.0, whole genome shotgun sequence, the genomic window gtgaaatatttaaaagaaagaaGAGATGGTACAAAATCaaagagttttaaaataaaaaacaaaaaattctatatttttttggtcCTTGACGATATAGTCATAATTAACTTttacacaattataaagttCGACCACAAACATGATACATGACATTTAATCTTAGTATATGGTTTtatagactttaaaaaataaaaaactcaattCTAATATACATACATCTATTCATCACGTGCggcaaaaaaaacaaaaaccagATCATACATGCATCAACTAATCCCATTGGCTtgatcttaaaaaataaattatctgtTTTTTTAAAGGACAATAGTAAAAcagaataataaattattattgttaagaACAAGCAGAATAATAACTCTTCATGTTCCTCGTGGCGTAGTTGGATTAGGAATGCAgccaatattattattatttataataataataaaaataataatgtaacaACAACTACTACTACAATTTAATAACCAATTCATATATGTTTTGATGATCATGAAACAATAATCAAGTTCTATTTCCCTCGTGGTAGTTGCTTTACTCTTCCTCCACAACGCGAATAGCATAGCTCAAACCCAATTTGTCAAATTCAAATGGACTCAGATCGTTCTTCTCAGTGGATTCAATTCCAACCTTTAGTTGCTATCTCCGTCGCTTTCTTAATCGCATTCAGAGCTCATAGAAAAAATTCCCTCAACACTTCTGGTGCCCTTGCTGGTTTCTTTGTTATGGCCCTTCACATTTTTGTTGGATTCAGGTTCTTAATAACTATTAACTCCTTAATTATTTACTCAAACTTGTAATCTTTTTGCTAATCCTGTTTATGGGTATTATTATTCATTTCAAGGTTTGCGGCGATGCTACTTGCTTTCTTTTTCACTTCGTCTACTCTTACAAAGAAGGGGCAAGATATGAAGCGGTTAATTGATCCTGAGTTCAAACAAGGTGGACAAAGAAACTGGTTtgtcttttctttctttctttcccttttctaTACTACTACTTCAATTTTCAGCTTTTGGGCCTTTTATCCAAatcattgttattattgacACTCTTTATTAGAATTCAAACGTGACTAAATAAATGAAGCATTAATTGCATTCAGACCTAAGTTTTGTGCATTGGCCAACAAGTACATGAGccaaaaaaaagtaattaatacaTCTCTTGTTCTTGTCTAGAACATAAGAGATTTTGCCAATTGGATGAGAAAGCTACTAAATAATTTGAATACGGGGTATCTGCAAAGACACTCGAATGGTTAAGTCAGCAAGATGCAATAACAAAAGAGTTTTAGCCATATGTTAAGTATTTTGAGTAAGAATGAGATATCAAACCCTATATTTATAGAATTGCTAGTTAGTTGTGATTTCTGTATTTTAAGAGGCTGGTACCTCTAGGAGTCTTCATGATCCGAGTGCTGCTTACCCTGTTGGCTATTTCAAAAGATAGAGTTTGTTACTTCTTGGATTATAGGTCGAGTACGAGGCATATCTTTGACGAGATTTACCTTCTAGATGTGATCTTATCCTTGAAAGGTTTGAGATATGTTTTTAGGTTTCTACACCGAGCTGCTCATTTGCCACGGTTTCCTCTAGGGCCAGCTCCTCTGAGTGGTAGGTTGACCTGAGGCTGAGCTTAGGTCGGTACTATAACATCTCCTCTGTTACACAGGAATGCGAAAAATCTGATTACATTGATATGCTTAGATTTTGGTAATCAAGTGTGTATAGAGGTACTCTAGTGGGAGGTCTTGGTTTGAACCCTGCAGGACTTGTGGATATACATAAAAAAGATAAGGTTTGGTTGCATTCTTTGACTAGGATATTGATATGACAAATGATAAGTCCATTAGTTTTCATTTGGATTTTAGTTTGGCATCAGTAATAGATCGGcatatggttttttttttttccgtcaCATTATAGTGAGATAATTGACCTGCATTTGgtctttttctttaataaattttccctactttttttatttcagGATACAAGTTCTGTCCAATAGTGGCATTGCCTCTGTTCTGGTTGTAGCGATATGGGTATTAACAGAAGGGAATGATAAGTGCTTGAACTCTAAAGACTCAGCTCTGATCACCTCTCTCATTGGTGGCATTATCGGCCATTATTCGTGCTGCAATGGAGACACTTGGTCTTCAGAGCTTGGAGTTCTCAGTGATGAGCGGCCTCGTCTAATCACAACCTTCAAGGTGAATATTCTCTTTCTCTAAGCATCTATGTTAGTCAAACTGGATTCTTGTATTCATATTTCACATTCTCTAATGTAGTTCAACTTGAACTCAGCTTTAGGTTTAGTAGTAGCAACCAGTGTGTTTGATGTTTGGCTTGCTAATAATGCTCTCATGAATGTTTGTCAAAGGATCCCTTGAACATTCAACTaatatgtttgatttaaattCTAAATTCCGAGTAATCTtggtcattttaaaaaaatcaacctTGTTCAATTTTGATAAGAATTCAAGGCTTGAATATGTTTTGGGTCTTTGAAAAGTGATTATTTTTTGTAGTTAATTCTTAACTTGTGGCGGTGGGGATGGAACATTGAAAGGGCTAGGTCATTAGGAGCTAGCAATTATGTCTTTTTACATTGTCAAAAACATTCCTTGGTTTAGGAACCACaaaatctttattttgtttttaagctTGAACTACACGAGGGGATTTTAGATTCCAATCCTCCCTTAAATAATTCATCCGATTTTGTTCTTGTGATTGATTATGTGTTGTAATAAGTTGATAAGCATTAACTTTTCACATGAAGTGCTTGATACTATGAGACTAGTTTTAGCAAAACACTGCCATATAAAAATATCATGCTATCACAAGTGGCTTATAACATATGTGGTTCTTTAAATAGAGaaagttcaaatgaaaaattTCCGCTAAATTTATGAGATTATGGCAATAtggttaaaaattattttctttatgttttatCAGCCTGTGAGGAAGGGTACAAATGGTGGTGTGACAAAAACGGGACTTCTAGCAGCTGCAGCCGGTGGAAGTGTCATTGGACTGTCATATGTTCTTCTAGAATTTTCGACAATCACGTGTGGATCTGATAGAGTTCTCAAGCAACTACTTGTCATACCGATTTCTACCATGGCAGGACTTTTTGGAAGTATTATTGACTCTATATTGGGTGCAACATTGCAATTTAGTGGATTTTGCTCTATTCGCCAGAAGGTAAATTACTAAATTTTGATACACCTTTCTCTCATATTGGCATTTACATTTGAAAAAATGTCAATGCAAAATCCAATGACATTAGATATTTCATATTTGATTCTTGAAATTCCTCATTCCATGTTGTAGGTTGTTGGAAAGCCAGGACCAACCATTAAAAAGATTTCAGGTCTCAGTATTCTTGACAATAATGCAGTAAACTTTGTGTCTGTACTATTGACCACAATTTCAACTTCAATCGCATGTTTGTACATATTCTAATTTTGTCACAACCAGCTGTTCTGTCGCAGAAAATGTGTTCCAGGATTCAAAATTTGTAATCCAATTGTTTTGGAATTGTACATTACACCACCATTAGAATGACATTTTTGggatgataataatattatataccTTCTTCTTGTTAACAGAAACATGAAGAGGATTATGATGCATGGCATTTTTGGGATATATCACTATGGTCAATCCCAAAAAGTGTTGTGCTACCCTAAAATGATTTTGTTGTCAGTAAATCTTGTAATTCAatcttaattaaaattcattagtCACTTAATTATGCACATCTTGATGTATGAATAAATGACCATGTGCTTTGATTGAGCTAATGAATTTTCATTGTACTGTCTTTTCGAACAGTTATATGAGAATGCTTGTATTATAAGATATAATTCTAAATAATAAGCATTGAATAAATTATCTCAAATACACTAAAAATGTGATTCCATGAAGCTTCAGATGAAATAATTATCCTAAAATTAATATAGATCACTCATTTGAACAACACTTGACAAAAACGAAGGGCTGGGCCACAACACTATATCATGCTCATTGTATGACATCGTTGAGACAAAACTGCAGGGATTCGTCTGAATGATCTGCCTCCAATGGGTCCTATACTTCTTATTATGTGTTTCAAGTTTGAACAGCTAGTTCCACATTGTTGACGATTGAGCTAAAACACAAAAAGGACAGTGCATGTCTCCAAttgattatcatttttattttattttttcattagaGAAATGGTAAGAAAACGCGTTTAAGCTGGTGAAATCTTTCTTTAACTATAATAAAGAGCtatattaatatatactttttttttgggTCTATTTTAATACACACTTTTCTTGACAGAATATATCTTTAGTTCAATACTCGATGGAAAATGTATACTTCTGTCTCtttccttctttattttattGCCCTAAGTTCCTAAATTGCAGTTTCAAACTTGGCCGTGGGCTGTACTAGCCCTGTgttaaaatgttatttattcGTGCTACTCTCAGTaacttaaaatttgaactttgacCATAGGTTGTACACTTGTAGTTATAATAGACTAATTCCTCttaaatgatatataaataaaaatagtagttaaaaatttgatatatctagattaaatattaattagatatatCAATCTTTcaattgtcatttttatttatatttgattatagaTGGAATATGCTCCAACAACAATACTCTtgagattaatttttatgtgtaaatatatttttacatatacATTCAATACATTCAGTCAAATCAAATTAAAGTGTCATTTTACTATATTTGTTTCTAcaatatttaaacaaataaatatttgatgtaaaaaaaaaattatactaaccATGTATGCAATTTACTCTCATGTCAAACACATGTTTTGGTTAACCTTTTTTTCTCTGCTTTGAAGGGATGCCCGTAGGCCCGCTAAACTGTTTTGGTTGATATtgaaaactttcttttgaatgagttataaaaaagtgttttttttttataagaagtAGCTACGGTGGATCAAATTCTctactaaataatttttatgtcaCTTTTAGTTGGAAGTAAAATTATGTTATAgaccaaaagaaaaattatgttttggaAGCACTAAAGAAAGATTGGATGCTCCCAAACACCAATTCAAGCACACTTGAAGATATTATGAAAAAGAacaatgagattttttttaaagaaaacagAGGGCTCCAATTCATCCGCCTGCACAAAAATCAGCTCACCTTTTGCCGACACAACACAAAAAAGGTACAACAAATGTCTCATGTTTATTGTTCATTTCactcttaattaattattatcaccATAGTAATTCACACtaagtaaaaatatttcaagATGAAAAAAGGGGGCCAAGTTAGGCCTATGCTTCCTTAAGCATAAagtatatttacaaaaaaaatcaaaggcaAAGTCAAAAGTAACATACTAGAAAAGTtgcatctttattttatttctaattattaCATAGAAATTAACATAgaaaaatcattattaaattTGGATTATAAAActgattttattaatttctttatcATTCTAGTCATTCTTCTAGGAGCGCAGCAGCAACAACATTCACATGTCTCATAGCAGCAGAAGCAGCAACATAATAAGGTAAACAAGCtgcaaataacaaaaaattaattggaAAATCCCCACCAaccaataaatataatataaggtAAAATGAAATTGACCATTCacaaaaaattactataaaaaCTTGGTAATTAGCGAGGAATTTAAAGATGGAATGATCGGATTCTCTACATCAATTGAACGGAATAACAGTGGaattgttaaatataaaaaataaataaataaataaatttacataatGATCTTCTAGAATTGTTACACCATACaacactaatattttatttaaacaataacaagaaattataaacttaatggaaaaaatgaaattattaatgtCTAGGATAAGGAGACCAAAATGATGAAATAAAGTCATATCTATATATTGGGGCCTTAGGTAAGTGGCagcaacaataataacaaaaaattgttAACAAACAACAAAAGCAACAATGTTAATTGCTAACTATACAAACCAAGCATAAATGCATCCTTTTTCTTCTTGGCGTTTGTGAACATGTTCCACATAACTTATCTCTTGGTACCTAGGAGGTGAATCCATTTTTTCTTAGGAATAAAGGGTGAAGAAGCTACAAATAACTTAATAACtatattaatgaaaattaatctGAAAGTaagtttttctattttcttgcAACTTATTTGCTATGTTGATGCAGGTATATATTTGTGGTTAGGTTAGAggtcaattaattttttttttcaacgtgcatatatttttcttatcaaCTAATTTTCTTCTCTACCATTCcactaattttcttttttgtttctttcccATATCGAATGGAGGGTTACTTGGACTTTAGAAAACTGAtggaaaatataataaaaacaaaactacGACTTAATCATggttttcattattattattattatgtgtaTGATAGAGATAGTTATGGTCAAGTTGATTCGGTGAGACAAAACTGATTCTAACTATAATTTAAGATTTAATGTATGTTTGATTTAAagtaaaattgataaaattaccATAAAGTATCATAATTTTAACTATGTAGAAAAgtattaatttttactttaaaatttattatttaacttaCGTATGCATGTgtcaattttaactaattttaaccaaaatcaatttatttaaaattaattttgaaacacGCTAAAAATATTTTGGATAGATGAAACCGtccaaagattaaaaaaaaaacaataaacttAGTAtgcaatttgaattgtttttcttattTGAAAGAAAAGCTAAAGTGAAATTATGAGAGACTTTCCCTTGAACCAAATAACTGCTCCTTCTTTTACTATTTGTTTTACCAACCTGAAAATCCGGAGTGAAGATCCAAAGTCTAAGATGAGTAGAGCAGTAGGTATAGTAAAATAGACAAGGAATGAACATTACAAGTAAAATCTCAGTTGGCATTTAGATCCACATAGCATAAAGATCCACATAGCATATACTAGTATAGTAGCCAATGAATGTAGTAGCATACTAGCAATGACACCCCATTCAGGTACACACTCTTTTATATTGGCAGTGTAAAGAGGCAAAAGTGTGGGCCATGAGGTAAGAAAAACTGAACAAAAGGTGAAAGGTTACAGGGTCTTGCTGACACTGCATATAATTGCATGCACGAATGAGTCACCGACACATAATCACCTACTCAACATTGTCCGCATTCACAATTCTTATGCATTCACACAGTCAGCATATCAGTGACTATTAGATGAATCAAGATGGAATGGTCCAAATTATAAGCTTGATAATTtagatttaaaacaaaataaaaaaattgcattgaaATTTGGACCGTCTGATATGTGCTAACTGCATGAATGCGCGGAACCGTGATTGCAGTCAATTCAAATCCCTAAACAACACAATTTGAAGGTGTGCTAAATGATATGCTATGCATACCCTATTGGCAATGGCATCTTAAAAACTGAAGAAACACAAATACCACTATGTAAATTAGAACCCCTTACATCATTCAAAACATTACTCAAATGCAATTCAATTAGCAAGCCACAGAGCATGTAGCAGCAGCAGATTTTACTGGGACTAAAATATCGCCGGCGCCACTGACAGATTGGACGTTGGAAGCAGCTTCTTCTAGGCGTTCCCATGTTATTCTTCGCCTCTCGGCTACATCATTTGACTTCGAATCTTCCTCTTCGATCCTGCGTTGGCAGGCGAGTACTAGATCCTCGTCCATCTGAGATAGCATCTTCCTTATGTTCTGAGTCAGGTTCAGCACTGCTTGATTCCAGTGATTCTGGGAGTTATGTACAAGTGCGGAGAATACGAGAGGCAGAATCACTTGTCGGTTTTGCGTTATGAGATTAAGGATGTGCTCGTTGTTCCATAGCAAATGAGCTCGTTCCGCCAcctgaataataataaacacaTGAATATAAGCCATATAGTGACTATAAATAGCAAGGTATCAATGTCAGCATCTGAAATGCTTAGACATTTGAAGAACTCTGCAAGATTCATCTAAGTCTACAAACTTCGGTTCAACGAACAAAGATGCTATAactaattacattaaaaaaaaccaTTTATTGTTTAAGTGTAAGCACGAATCCTTCGGATTTAAATGTGTATTCTTTTAATCATGCACGAAACCATCTGCTTTTATGTCTAATTCTAAATTGCATCCTTGTGCACGAATCATGTACAAAGATGTAATTTAGAATCAGACACAAGCAGATTGGTTAATCAATGACGGGCTTAGAAAAAACAACCTGGTAATGAGAGCTAGTAAGGCAGCAAGCCAATCGTCGAAACAGCAGCACCATAATCTTCTGAAATTCAGCCATGCTAGTCATTTCCAAAACCTCTTCCAACTCACTCATGAACATAAGCTCCTTTTGGCTATTTGTAACTGGCCAATACTTCAATAGTCCCTTTATCACTGAGCCAACAAGTCTTTGATCCTTATCTATGAACTGTACAATGCAATATGTTAACTGCTGATGATAAATACCAATAGATTTTGGTTTGTGCAAAGGAATCAAAGCCTTCCacaaaaatattttgtgttCTTCCTTCAATGGCAAGGCAAATCCACTAATAACACTACCAAAAATCTCCAATAGCTCGGCAATTCCGTTATGCCGCTCAGTCTCAAAAACAAACCGGTAGATGATATTGCTAACAGATTTCCTTATAAAAGGCCTATGAACCATGAATTTCCCATAGATTCTATGCAGAACTGTTTTCAAGCAATCTCTTTCTCTAGGGTCCTCAGAATCAAAAAGTTCAAGTAATCTTAAAATAAAACCATGATCTACATGTGCTTTTGCAAGCTTCACGTCAAGAGAGTTGTAATTGATGAACTGAAGGAGTAGATCATATACAACTTGCAGGTGAGACCAAGCAGGATCAAACATAGGTTCATCATCTTCGGTTTCGCCACCACTAGTACTCGAACGAAACTTAGGTGGGAAAACCCTGAACAAATTGGTCGAACACATTTTACACAACGCGGCGATTGCTGGTTCTGTAAACTTTACTGAACCAGAAGAAACGAAATCGACGAGGTCCAACAATGTTTGTCGTTTAACGTCTTGCTCAGTACAGTTCTTATCAGGATCACTCATGTCATAAACTTTGCAGCAAAGATTCAACTTACTGATAAAAAGGTTTTGCTTCTGTGTGTTTGAAACATCTTTGAATGATAGAGAAGGGTCAACTGCTTCCACACCAGCACTCATGCTTGCAGGAAAAACAACAGAAGATACCCTTTTCACAACATTTAATTTGCTTGAAATGGTGCTTCCAACATTTGTACACTGAAATACATTTCCAAAAGTAGTAGTACTATTGCCCGAATCACTCCTTGCAGAATCTGATGAGTCAGATTTTGGCAACTTCTTAGGTAATTTGCTAAGAATTTGCTTTATCATTGTGGCAATGCTACAAGCCTAATTGAAAACACCTGCATCCAAATTAACATGGTCAGTTAATAGGATAAATCTTAAGTGACTCATTAAGTTGATTTACCAGTGAAACATAAAATAAGCCCAAGTTAATTCAAGTAATAACCATTCAACAGCAAAAGGGGCAAGCATAAGACTTAAGAGAACTAAAGAatgacattaaaaataaaaaataaaatatatatatatatatatatatatcttttccAAGACAGAAGAATTGACTCAGAAGCATAATAAGAGTGATGCAAGATCAAGCCAAAAAATACACTAATCTTTGCACAAGGATGTGTGTCAAAGAAATTGAGATTGAGGATATGTTTGAAAAATGGTATTTGAGGATATGTTTTGAGAACACTAAGTACAAAATTCTAGTCAGATCTAACAAATGTTTAACAATTTGGTTCCAATAGAGATGACAGAATTGAGCACATTTGGATGAATCTTGCTAATTTTTCAACCACAAACAACAATTGAAGATACTCAATCTAGAGAAAAATGGAGAAgcaaaaaatagaaagaaataagataaaaataaaccaCATGGTTCAAACAAGAAATTAACAAGTTAATAATAACCAGCACAAATTTGGAAACTTTACAGAAGCAGCAATAATGGGTGGAAAACATCAAGATCTGGGTCTATAGATAGATAGAagaaaagatatataaaaaaaaaaaaagcaagcTCAACCACTTGAAGAACAATTAAAGATATTGTAGTTCACAAGATCCTTACCagctataaaataaaaaagtttactATATAACAATTATTAAGTTAAAATCCAAGGTTAGTTGAAAAGAGGAACATCACCAAAATTAGTATCTTTAAGAAGAAGAATTAAGAGAGAGAAAGTGAGAGTGAGAAGAAAGAGATAAGACCAACCTGATTTCTGTGAAACAAAAGCAAAACCCACTTCAGAGAGAGAGATAAGTAGTCAaagaaagtttcaaactttagcggttagaagaaaaatgaagaagaGGGTGGTGGGGTTTGTATTGTTGTTTTGTTTGGTGGTGAAGTGAAGTGAAGtgcagaaagaaagaaagaataagagagagagagagagagagagagagagagagagagagagagagagagagagagagagagagagagagagagagagagagagagagagagagagagaaaatggtGTTTAGATTTGAGCATTTTCGtgaatcatcatcatcacaatgGATCCCTCCATTAACATCAATTGAATTTAGTTGAATGCTTATCACAAAGTTTGCTTCCTCGATTCAAGAGAATAAACGATGGGACATGTTATTATGTTTTTAATGTTAAATGTTAATGTTACTCACAAACACAACCATAGGTACAACACAACAATAACAGTCCAATCACCACCCAACCCAACTTCACATTTATCTCACTCATTCTCTCAGATTCTTCAAATTAGGGTGTTACCGTCATTTTATACAAACTTTAAACTCTAACTTTTGTCCAAAATTACGATTTTACTGTGAACACAAGAAAAAATTATACTGAATCAATGTCAAAAAGTTTTACTTTGGATATGGTATTTTAGAATTGTGATAGATCATGGTCATATtatccaatttattttttaacgtGAGTTTTTTGTTTTAGATAAGTCAGTTTTGATAAtgtgaaatttataatatattctataatttatatcactttaattttatcaaattatttctaAATTCAAATATAGGCTTAATCTTCTATTTTGTTTACACTCTTAAGAATGAATTTTAATCTTCTCATATTTGAATTTAACATTAGAAGGTTATTTTGATGGTTTTACCATTAAAATACTTTagattctttaaatatttttaagttgcagattttaatgtattttaatagcAAAATCAATAATATAGCTCTTTCATATTACGctcaaacattaattttttaaaaatatgttaaattcaAACATGAGATTATTTATATTcgctaaaaatatttttaatgattcaaATTACTATGGGTAGCGTAGATAGACTTTACCTTACCTCTTAAGAATTTATGataagttttataattttctaataaatttatcgatgtaatttttttccttttcattaTGTCTATTTAACCATCTTTGACTATTAGTAAATTAAAAGAATGAAACCTTttttagaattattaattttatagaaaaaaaattatatatacaatGATACGATTATTTCATAATCTACTAATATTTGTGATTATCTACCATGTAA contains:
- the LOC101502178 gene encoding protein PGR, whose amino-acid sequence is MDSDRSSQWIQFQPLVAISVAFLIAFRAHRKNSLNTSGALAGFFVMALHIFVGFRFAAMLLAFFFTSSTLTKKGQDMKRLIDPEFKQGGQRNWIQVLSNSGIASVLVVAIWVLTEGNDKCLNSKDSALITSLIGGIIGHYSCCNGDTWSSELGVLSDERPRLITTFKPVRKGTNGGVTKTGLLAAAAGGSVIGLSYVLLEFSTITCGSDRVLKQLLVIPISTMAGLFGSIIDSILGATLQFSGFCSIRQKVVGKPGPTIKKISGLSILDNNAVNFVSVLLTTISTSIACLYIF
- the LOC101502492 gene encoding serine/threonine protein phosphatase 2A 57 kDa regulatory subunit B' kappa isoform-like, with the translated sequence MIKQILSKLPKKLPKSDSSDSARSDSGNSTTTFGNVFQCTNVGSTISSKLNVVKRVSSVVFPASMSAGVEAVDPSLSFKDVSNTQKQNLFISKLNLCCKVYDMSDPDKNCTEQDVKRQTLLDLVDFVSSGSVKFTEPAIAALCKMCSTNLFRVFPPKFRSSTSGGETEDDEPMFDPAWSHLQVVYDLLLQFINYNSLDVKLAKAHVDHGFILRLLELFDSEDPRERDCLKTVLHRIYGKFMVHRPFIRKSVSNIIYRFVFETERHNGIAELLEIFGSVISGFALPLKEEHKIFLWKALIPLHKPKSIGIYHQQLTYCIVQFIDKDQRLVGSVIKGLLKYWPVTNSQKELMFMSELEEVLEMTSMAEFQKIMVLLFRRLACCLTSSHYQVAERAHLLWNNEHILNLITQNRQVILPLVFSALVHNSQNHWNQAVLNLTQNIRKMLSQMDEDLVLACQRRIEEEDSKSNDVAERRRITWERLEEAASNVQSVSGAGDILVPVKSAAATCSVAC